From a single Miltoncostaea oceani genomic region:
- a CDS encoding VWA domain-containing protein, which translates to MRSLRRPGAKIGGTNFTLRARERIDPIYNETFRRRIEVWCRARAGDRNIRIEFGSSGSYTDMAGNITVDKTVPKDGRPGDKALATWGLTSHELCHHRWTAADVFNEFIAKMKDDVAESGEKIKKIRGRFAKLPDWAKIVEAEKEQRAASFQHGQIASIVAGMEKEIPNMAPADAKEAKKQLTLMKAEMVRLEAEATAAGQRRDALIAPNQKAFDKLTAELHAEQRKQIAAVEGKDVWNIIEDGRIETHLRVHEPNEYRQISMLNHVYPRVPKVYKSDQDALVPCPDGYVPVDVDGNPLEVVVSPDGTKMVKIPAGVDIPVLGDKPLDYKRQMRAALLCESVPEFTLDGELLHPKVQACLDECRPLIDEGVRGNTRECMEASAKVTEILARHGMLPDPEDEKSNNGGQQQQGQGGESGGDPGQGGGQGQPGQGQPGQGGGQGGDEEQSGGDSGLDTGSPFDTGDEWDERGDAGKAGDGTSDTTGSAKEGDDGGGISDADRKDAEEKKAGSASGDEAKEAAKQAEKDAAADVAKESGRGNAADKAGDIDGKSWGPPANQKITGIEKIAPQAPTPPSGHLTRYGNQLAAQLELVRTQATAPRRRQESGRLDRRRITSAAIGKPDVFVQPGRDFDVDLAVDTVVDLSGSMNSARKQLQDSAQTMVIAMEKLKVPHSVYGFDSGGSSAHHYELVGYGSRANGLGAIAGSHMVGGGGTPTAEAVEFANARLSQRREQARVMVIFTDGMPNDIEGTRRQIEAARSQGITVVGAYYNTAPASHRGQEVEGMKKLFGSDFVHLEAIGDLPKHVGKLMMKLIKPRRRH; encoded by the coding sequence ATGCGCAGCCTTCGTCGACCCGGTGCGAAGATCGGCGGGACCAACTTCACCCTGCGTGCCCGTGAGCGCATCGACCCGATTTACAACGAGACTTTCCGGCGCCGTATCGAGGTCTGGTGTCGCGCCCGCGCCGGCGACAGGAACATCCGGATCGAGTTCGGCTCCTCGGGCTCCTACACCGACATGGCCGGGAACATCACCGTGGACAAGACCGTCCCCAAGGACGGGCGCCCCGGGGACAAGGCCCTCGCCACCTGGGGCCTGACCAGCCACGAGCTCTGCCACCACCGCTGGACCGCGGCGGATGTCTTCAATGAGTTCATCGCGAAGATGAAGGACGACGTCGCCGAGAGCGGCGAGAAGATCAAGAAGATCCGCGGCAGGTTCGCGAAGCTCCCCGACTGGGCGAAGATCGTCGAGGCGGAGAAGGAGCAGCGGGCCGCCTCCTTCCAGCACGGACAGATCGCCTCGATCGTCGCCGGGATGGAGAAGGAGATCCCGAACATGGCGCCGGCCGATGCCAAGGAGGCCAAGAAGCAGCTCACGCTGATGAAGGCCGAGATGGTCCGCCTGGAGGCTGAGGCGACCGCCGCCGGCCAGCGCCGCGACGCGCTGATCGCTCCGAACCAGAAGGCCTTCGACAAGCTCACCGCCGAGCTTCACGCCGAGCAGCGCAAGCAGATCGCCGCGGTGGAGGGCAAGGACGTCTGGAACATCATCGAGGACGGGCGGATCGAGACCCACCTGCGCGTCCACGAGCCGAACGAGTACCGCCAGATCAGCATGCTCAACCACGTCTACCCGCGGGTCCCGAAGGTCTACAAGTCGGATCAGGACGCCTTGGTGCCCTGCCCCGACGGCTACGTGCCCGTGGATGTGGACGGCAACCCGCTCGAGGTCGTGGTCTCGCCGGACGGGACGAAGATGGTGAAGATCCCGGCGGGCGTCGACATTCCGGTCCTCGGCGACAAGCCGCTCGACTACAAGCGCCAGATGCGGGCCGCTCTCCTGTGTGAGTCGGTCCCGGAGTTCACCCTCGACGGGGAGCTGCTGCACCCGAAGGTCCAGGCCTGCCTGGACGAGTGCCGGCCGCTGATCGACGAGGGCGTGCGCGGCAACACCCGCGAGTGCATGGAGGCAAGCGCCAAGGTCACCGAGATCCTCGCCCGGCACGGGATGCTTCCCGACCCCGAGGACGAGAAGTCCAACAACGGCGGCCAGCAGCAGCAGGGCCAGGGCGGCGAGAGCGGAGGAGATCCCGGACAGGGTGGCGGCCAGGGCCAGCCCGGCCAGGGCCAGCCCGGTCAGGGCGGCGGCCAGGGCGGAGACGAGGAGCAGTCCGGGGGCGACTCGGGCCTCGACACCGGTTCCCCCTTCGACACCGGTGATGAGTGGGATGAGCGCGGAGACGCCGGTAAGGCCGGCGACGGCACCTCCGACACGACCGGCAGCGCCAAGGAGGGTGACGACGGTGGTGGCATCAGCGACGCCGACCGCAAGGACGCCGAGGAGAAGAAGGCCGGGTCCGCGTCGGGCGATGAGGCCAAGGAGGCCGCCAAGCAGGCCGAGAAGGACGCGGCAGCCGACGTCGCCAAGGAGAGCGGCCGGGGCAACGCGGCTGACAAGGCGGGCGACATCGACGGAAAGTCCTGGGGTCCGCCCGCCAACCAGAAGATCACCGGGATCGAGAAGATCGCCCCGCAGGCACCGACTCCCCCCTCGGGCCACCTGACCCGCTACGGCAACCAGCTCGCCGCACAGCTCGAGCTCGTCCGCACCCAGGCGACTGCGCCTCGTCGCCGCCAGGAGAGCGGCCGCCTTGACCGGCGCCGGATCACCTCCGCCGCGATCGGCAAGCCGGACGTCTTCGTCCAGCCCGGCCGGGACTTCGATGTCGACCTCGCCGTGGACACGGTCGTCGATCTTTCCGGGTCGATGAACTCGGCCCGCAAGCAGCTGCAGGACTCCGCGCAGACGATGGTGATCGCGATGGAGAAGTTGAAGGTCCCCCACAGCGTTTACGGCTTCGACTCGGGCGGGTCGAGCGCCCACCACTATGAGCTCGTCGGGTACGGATCCCGCGCGAACGGCCTCGGCGCCATCGCCGGCTCCCACATGGTCGGCGGCGGCGGGACGCCGACCGCCGAAGCGGTCGAGTTCGCCAACGCCCGCCTCTCACAGCGTCGTGAGCAGGCCCGGGTCATGGTCATCTTCACCGACGGCATGCCGAACGACATCGAGGGGACCAGGCGTCAGATCGAGGCGGCCCGCAGCCAGGGCATCACGGTCGTGGGCGCCTACTACAACACGGCCCCTGCGAGTCACCGCGGCCAGGAGGTCGAGGGGATGAAGAAGCTCTTCGGATCCGACTTCGTCCACCTGGAGGCGATCGGCGACCTCCCCAAGCACGTCGGCAAGCTGATGATGAAGCTCATCAAGCCGCGCCGGCGCCACTGA